The following are encoded together in the Campylobacter devanensis genome:
- a CDS encoding ArsB/NhaD family transporter, giving the protein MAFAIFAISMALIYTRPFGLPVWASAVAGAIAAMMFGVVSVSSAFGVLAMVWDSTLVLVGLIIIAMAFEQMGFFDALAGRIIGKFAKGSGGIYRIATLKFFALMMGLGLFVATFLANDGAILVLTPLVFALFSNTKDELSITTPLVAFLLFFGFLSDFGSNALIISNLTNIITAKLFNLSFKEYFEAMVLAQIFAFIAACGLFWLVLARRLPAVLEFKLPARRIGSGRFLACLFLLILLPIGSMIFEEMELPISLFILLVALISIMMQDSGKFALFKRAPFGVVVFSVGLFVMVYGVGMAGILEFLRQNIQMLAGLDRFSSLLGIALGSSIGSALINNLPMVMLGDLALRDFGADMGLIYAHLLGCNIGSKLTPIGSLATLLWLANLKLRGVKISLLDYFKFTFIFSLGVLFAAVLGLWIGESFDI; this is encoded by the coding sequence TGGTGAGCGTCTCATCTGCCTTTGGCGTATTAGCAATGGTATGGGATTCTACTTTGGTGCTAGTGGGGCTAATTATCATTGCTATGGCGTTTGAGCAGATGGGATTTTTTGACGCTTTGGCTGGGAGAATTATTGGAAAATTTGCTAAAGGTAGTGGTGGAATTTATAGGATTGCAACGCTTAAATTTTTTGCTCTTATGATGGGATTGGGTCTATTTGTAGCTACATTTTTAGCAAATGATGGAGCAATTTTAGTGCTAACCCCTTTAGTTTTTGCACTATTTTCTAATACTAAAGATGAGCTAAGTATAACCACACCCTTAGTGGCATTTTTATTATTTTTTGGTTTTTTGAGTGATTTTGGTTCTAATGCTTTGATTATCTCAAATTTAACCAATATCATAACTGCAAAGCTTTTTAATCTCTCATTTAAAGAGTATTTTGAGGCGATGGTTTTAGCCCAAATTTTTGCTTTTATTGCTGCGTGTGGGTTGTTTTGGTTGGTGTTAGCTAGGCGACTTCCTGCAGTGCTAGAGTTTAAGCTGCCAGCTAGAAGGATTGGGTCTGGGAGATTTTTGGCGTGTCTATTTTTGCTGATTTTGTTGCCTATTGGGAGTATGATTTTTGAAGAGATGGAGTTGCCAATTAGCCTATTTATCTTGCTGGTTGCACTAATTTCTATAATGATGCAAGATAGTGGCAAATTTGCACTTTTTAAGCGTGCACCTTTTGGCGTAGTAGTCTTTAGCGTAGGGCTTTTTGTGATGGTTTATGGTGTTGGAATGGCTGGGATTTTGGAGTTTTTACGCCAAAATATCCAGATGCTTGCTGGGCTTGATAGATTTAGTTCGCTTCTTGGTATCGCACTTGGTTCAAGTATTGGCTCAGCATTAATTAATAACTTGCCAATGGTAATGCTAGGAGATCTTGCACTTAGGGATTTTGGTGCTGATATGGGGCTGATTTATGCTCATTTACTAGGGTGTAATATCGGTTCAAAGCTTACGCCAATTGGTTCGCTAGCTACGCTTTTATGGCTTGCAAACCTTAAGCTTCGTGGGGTGAAAATATCCCTTTTAGATTATTTTAAATTTACTTTTATTTTTAGCCTTGGCGTGCTATTTGCAGCAGTTTTAGGCTTGTGGATTGGAGAGAGTTTTGACATTTAG
- a CDS encoding metal-dependent hydrolase — MERVLTFRTHLAIGALGAMGFVGAVDLSGVANLDKTQTAYVVGLILFGSVLPDIDEPRSFISRKFPLISQITATFFKHRGPTHFLFIPVLLFVAWAIFGQIAWGALGFGMIMHHVGDMLTPSGIQGYFYPFKKRFVARILPKKIAVKTGSTVEMALVLPAILAVDGFLGAKILGFDIDMGRILGILNLI, encoded by the coding sequence TTGGAGAGAGTTTTGACATTTAGAACGCATTTAGCAATTGGAGCCCTTGGAGCGATGGGCTTTGTGGGCGCAGTAGATTTAAGCGGTGTGGCAAATTTAGATAAAACACAAACTGCTTATGTGGTGGGGTTGATTTTATTTGGTTCTGTTTTGCCTGATATTGATGAGCCTAGAAGCTTTATTTCACGCAAATTTCCACTGATTTCGCAGATTACTGCGACATTTTTTAAACATCGTGGACCAACACATTTTTTATTTATTCCGGTGCTGCTTTTTGTAGCGTGGGCGATTTTTGGGCAGATTGCATGGGGGGCGCTAGGATTTGGTATGATTATGCATCATGTCGGGGATATGCTAACACCTAGTGGAATACAGGGATATTTTTATCCATTTAAAAAGCGTTTTGTGGCTCGAATTTTGCCTAAGAAAATAGCAGTAAAGACTGGCTCAACAGTTGAGATGGCCTTAGTTTTGCCAGCTATTTTGGCAGTTGATGGGTTTTTAGGAGCAAAGATTTTGGGCTTTGATATTGATATGGGTAGGATACTTGGAATTTTAAATTTGATTTAA
- a CDS encoding YcfL family protein, with the protein MKKLAMFLVCAMLFGCAGNSDIVLGDSGYNSNLVSLEAIDRDIVQGINHRFNDLGLLEFQVILKSNSEMDVAYKVVWLDESGFELRNSIDESYKILRLNANRQISINKLAQDKRAKSFKIYLTTKGL; encoded by the coding sequence ATGAAAAAATTAGCAATGTTTTTGGTATGTGCTATGCTGTTTGGCTGTGCTGGTAATAGCGATATAGTCTTAGGGGATAGTGGCTATAACTCGAATTTAGTTAGCTTAGAGGCGATAGATAGGGATATAGTCCAAGGTATCAATCACAGATTTAATGATCTTGGGTTATTGGAGTTTCAAGTTATTTTAAAAAGTAATTCTGAAATGGATGTGGCGTATAAGGTAGTTTGGCTAGATGAGAGTGGATTTGAGCTTAGGAATTCAATCGATGAGAGCTATAAGATTTTACGTCTCAATGCTAATCGCCAAATCTCTATCAATAAACTAGCTCAAGACAAAAGAGCTAAAAGCTTTAAAATTTATCTAACTACAAAGGGGTTATAA
- the lpoB gene encoding penicillin-binding protein activator LpoB — translation MSVVAATLLLSGCTNQPFYTDNSAKVNQGDTITLGLSNEDFELAAETMINSLLSDPAFANQKPGIRKVVAIGRVVNDTALRLDTDKLTRKITQAMRRSGKFILTSAVASGGALDSMSEDVRELRGNDEFNQKTIAKKGTLISPDFSLFGKIRQDNIRLSNGKTKVEYLFLLGLTDLNSGLVYWEDEKTINKAGSSDSVTW, via the coding sequence ATGAGTGTGGTGGCGGCGACTTTGTTGCTTAGTGGATGTACTAATCAGCCATTTTATACAGATAATAGCGCCAAGGTCAATCAAGGTGATACTATTACCCTTGGGTTAAGCAATGAGGATTTTGAGTTGGCGGCTGAAACTATGATAAATAGTTTGCTTAGTGATCCGGCATTTGCTAATCAAAAGCCAGGGATCAGAAAAGTTGTAGCAATAGGAAGAGTAGTCAATGATACGGCTCTTAGGCTAGATACTGATAAACTAACTAGGAAAATCACTCAAGCTATGAGAAGATCGGGTAAGTTTATACTCACTTCTGCGGTGGCATCTGGTGGGGCGCTTGATAGTATGAGCGAAGATGTTAGAGAGCTAAGGGGTAATGATGAATTTAATCAAAAAACAATAGCCAAAAAGGGAACTCTAATCTCGCCTGATTTTTCGCTATTTGGTAAAATTCGTCAAGATAATATAAGATTAAGCAACGGCAAAACAAAGGTTGAATATCTATTTTTACTTGGTTTGACTGATCTAAATTCGGGTCTAGTGTATTGGGAGGATGAAAAGACAATCAATAAAGCCGGCTCTAGCGATAGCGTAACTTGGTAA